In a single window of the Bacillus mycoides genome:
- the sodA gene encoding superoxide dismutase [Mn], with the protein MAKHELPNLPYAYDALEPHFDKETMNIHHTKHHNTYITNLNAALEGHAELADKSVEELVANLNEVPEAIRTAVRNNGGGHANHTFFWTILSPNGGGQPVGELATAIEAKFGSFDAFKAEFAKAGATRFGSGWAWLVVNNGELEVTSTPNQDSPLTEGKTPVIGLDVWEHAYYLNYQNRRPDYIGAFWNVVDWNVAEKLYQEAK; encoded by the coding sequence ATGGCAAAACACGAATTACCAAATTTACCTTATGCGTATGATGCTTTAGAACCTCACTTTGATAAAGAAACAATGAACATCCATCATACAAAACATCACAACACGTATATTACAAACTTAAACGCTGCTTTAGAAGGTCATGCAGAATTAGCTGACAAAAGCGTTGAAGAATTAGTTGCAAACTTAAACGAAGTACCTGAAGCAATCCGTACAGCAGTACGTAACAATGGTGGCGGACATGCTAACCATACATTCTTCTGGACAATCCTATCTCCAAACGGCGGGGGACAACCAGTAGGCGAACTTGCAACTGCGATTGAAGCGAAATTCGGTAGCTTCGATGCATTCAAAGCAGAATTCGCAAAAGCTGGCGCAACTCGCTTCGGTTCTGGTTGGGCTTGGTTAGTAGTAAACAATGGTGAGTTAGAAGTAACAAGCACTCCAAACCAAGATTCTCCTCTAACTGAAGGTAAAACTCCAGTTATCGGTTTAGATGTTTGGGAGCATGCTTACTACTTAAATTACCAAAACCGTCGTCCTGACTACATCGGTGCATTCTGGAACGTTGTAGATTGGAACGTTGCTGAAAAACTTTACCAAGAAGCAAAATAA
- a CDS encoding peptidoglycan D,D-transpeptidase FtsI family protein — MSKKQKKNQTKKKTHVPFRLNVLFFCVFLMFSAVIVRLGYVQIVRGEEYKNEVEKKENSTISNPVPRGKIFDRNGEAVVDNEPIRTITFTKMKGSTAADRLETAKKLADLIEVPTDKLTDRDKKDYWLALHKEEAEAKITKKDREDFKANKIEDKELDERQRNRVTEEEINQLSAKDLEILAIKSKMESGYAMTPQIVKKGATEEEYAIISENLAKLPGVDTNVDWERKYKYDDMFRSVLGGVTSSDEGLPRERLDYYLVRDYNRNDRVGKSYLEQQYEDSLHGTKAEVRNVTDKDGNILETINVSQGQRGNDLNLTIDMELQKRVEEILTKNLMRFKGSEPLLDRAFVVMMNPKNGEVLSMAGKQLVDKDGETKVEDFALGTMTSSYPMGSTVKGATVLTGYQTGAIQPGSVQLDEPIKLKGTQTKSSWKTMGYINDLTALKMSSNVYMFKTAMNIAGVPYVRGGTLDIPQKSYDTMRYYFGQFGLGVKTGIDLPNETAGQRGRTDQIPGFLLDLSIGQYDTYTPLQLAQYISTIANGGYRMQPQVVKEIRQPSAKPEEVGKVVQSMEPKVLNRIDMPESQIKRVQEGFRQVYNDTGGTATKYFAGAPYKAAGKTGTAQTVYGGDKEIGRNAKGERRETYNLTLVGYAPLEDPEVAFSVVVPWVHDDKTGINGYIGREIMDAYFELKQQAITGEAPKDEKEKKNKNQDDE; from the coding sequence ATGAGCAAGAAGCAGAAAAAGAACCAGACAAAGAAAAAAACCCACGTTCCCTTTCGGTTAAACGTGTTGTTTTTTTGCGTGTTTTTAATGTTCTCCGCGGTTATTGTAAGGCTTGGATACGTACAAATTGTTCGTGGTGAGGAATATAAAAATGAAGTTGAGAAAAAAGAAAATTCAACGATAAGCAATCCTGTACCACGCGGGAAAATATTTGATCGTAATGGAGAAGCGGTCGTAGATAATGAGCCTATTCGTACAATTACATTTACAAAAATGAAGGGATCAACTGCAGCAGATCGCTTAGAAACGGCGAAAAAGTTAGCAGATTTAATTGAAGTCCCAACAGATAAGTTAACAGATCGCGATAAGAAAGATTATTGGCTTGCTTTACATAAAGAAGAAGCAGAAGCAAAAATCACAAAAAAAGATCGTGAAGATTTTAAAGCGAATAAAATTGAAGATAAAGAACTAGATGAACGTCAACGAAATCGTGTAACAGAAGAAGAGATTAATCAATTGTCAGCAAAAGATTTAGAAATATTGGCGATCAAAAGTAAGATGGAAAGCGGATATGCAATGACGCCGCAAATCGTTAAAAAAGGTGCAACAGAAGAAGAATACGCGATTATTAGTGAAAATTTGGCAAAATTGCCAGGTGTAGATACAAATGTCGACTGGGAACGAAAATATAAGTATGATGATATGTTCCGAAGTGTACTTGGTGGTGTAACTTCTTCTGATGAAGGGTTACCGAGAGAAAGATTAGATTACTATCTTGTTCGTGATTATAATCGTAATGATCGCGTAGGAAAAAGTTACCTTGAGCAACAGTACGAAGATAGTTTACACGGCACAAAAGCTGAAGTTAGAAATGTTACAGATAAAGATGGTAATATTTTAGAAACTATTAATGTGTCACAAGGACAACGAGGTAACGACCTGAATTTAACAATCGATATGGAATTACAAAAGCGCGTAGAAGAAATTCTTACGAAAAACTTAATGAGATTTAAAGGGAGCGAACCTCTTTTAGACCGTGCATTCGTTGTAATGATGAACCCGAAAAATGGTGAAGTTTTATCTATGGCGGGGAAACAATTAGTGGATAAAGACGGCGAAACGAAAGTAGAAGATTTTGCATTAGGAACGATGACGAGTTCGTATCCGATGGGTTCAACTGTAAAAGGTGCGACAGTACTTACGGGATATCAAACTGGCGCGATTCAACCTGGATCTGTACAGTTAGATGAACCAATTAAATTAAAAGGTACACAAACAAAATCATCATGGAAAACGATGGGATACATTAATGACCTGACAGCGTTAAAAATGTCTTCAAACGTTTATATGTTTAAAACAGCGATGAATATCGCTGGGGTTCCATATGTGCGAGGCGGTACGTTAGATATACCACAAAAATCATATGATACTATGCGTTACTATTTCGGTCAATTTGGACTTGGTGTAAAAACTGGCATTGATTTACCGAATGAAACGGCTGGACAAAGAGGTAGAACAGATCAGATACCAGGTTTCTTATTAGATTTATCAATTGGACAGTATGATACGTATACACCACTTCAATTAGCACAATATATTTCGACGATTGCGAATGGTGGATATCGTATGCAACCGCAAGTTGTAAAGGAAATACGTCAGCCATCGGCGAAGCCAGAGGAAGTTGGAAAAGTTGTTCAATCAATGGAACCGAAAGTATTAAATCGCATTGATATGCCTGAATCGCAAATTAAACGTGTACAAGAAGGATTTAGACAAGTGTATAACGATACAGGTGGTACAGCTACAAAATACTTTGCAGGCGCACCATATAAAGCAGCTGGGAAAACAGGTACAGCTCAAACTGTATATGGCGGAGATAAAGAGATTGGTAGAAATGCAAAAGGTGAGCGTCGTGAAACATATAATTTAACATTAGTAGGTTATGCGCCACTTGAAGATCCAGAAGTAGCATTTTCTGTTGTTGTACCATGGGTACATGATGATAAAACAGGAATTAACGGATATATTGGTCGTGAAATTATGGATGCTTATTTTGAGTTAAAACAACAAGCAATAACTGGTGAAGCTCCAAAAGATGAAAAAGAGAAAAAAAATAAAAATCAAGATGATGAATAA
- the yqgB gene encoding protein YqgB: MSIFTQLAKSVYSPKDMALFRFQKIGKTILYIMLLCLITTIPRTFLYGSVIQDGVNMVNKVIEKDLPDFKIENGELTADIDQPIEKEDGNALFVFDPNSTDLEKYQNKTGLFVLKDKVVSMGNGQTQTYSYNDLLGASLEKKDLQDFISLFDSIYPILLFVIGFLLYLFQLFITFVGVTLLAFIGSAMSGQRKLSYKQVWTLTAYSYTIPTIFFMIMDLCKINVPGATFIYIAVVLIVLYLTIKEVPKPKEKQEL; the protein is encoded by the coding sequence ATGTCCATTTTTACACAGCTAGCAAAAAGCGTATATTCGCCTAAAGATATGGCGCTTTTCCGTTTTCAAAAAATCGGTAAAACCATTTTGTATATTATGCTTCTTTGCCTAATCACTACTATTCCAAGAACTTTCTTGTACGGTAGCGTTATTCAAGATGGTGTTAACATGGTAAATAAAGTAATCGAAAAAGATTTACCTGATTTTAAAATTGAAAATGGCGAGCTAACAGCTGATATTGATCAACCTATCGAAAAAGAAGATGGAAATGCCCTTTTCGTATTTGATCCAAATTCAACAGACTTAGAAAAATATCAAAATAAAACAGGTTTATTTGTTTTAAAAGATAAAGTAGTCTCCATGGGGAATGGTCAAACACAAACATACTCCTATAATGACTTATTAGGCGCATCTCTTGAGAAAAAAGATTTACAAGATTTCATTTCGTTATTTGACAGTATTTATCCAATCTTATTATTCGTTATTGGGTTCTTACTGTACTTGTTCCAATTATTTATTACCTTTGTAGGAGTTACATTGCTTGCCTTCATCGGTTCTGCGATGAGCGGTCAACGCAAATTATCTTATAAACAAGTTTGGACATTAACTGCTTACAGCTACACAATTCCAACAATCTTCTTTATGATTATGGATTTATGCAAAATAAACGTACCTGGCGCAACATTCATTTACATTGCAGTTGTTTTAATCGTTCTATACTTAACAATTAAAGAAGTTCCAAAGCCGAAAGAAAAACAAGAACTATAA
- a CDS encoding PstS family phosphate ABC transporter substrate-binding protein, with product MKWMSASIKVLTLSTCFLCFNMSTAFATNEMGEVRVDGSSTVFPIIEAVAEEYTKAHPNVKISISISGTGGGFNRFSKGEVDINNASRLMKPVEENAMQKKFIQFTPFEVAYDGLTIVVNRQNTWVNNMTIDELRLLWSENGRLKRWSQIHSSWPREQVKFYAPGVDSGTYDYFQNVVLQNNRLVKTVSLSEDDQVIMQGVMNDKNAIAFVGYAYYMANRDKVKAIQVDGVFPTKETIQSGTYKPLSRPLFTYVNHASIRNKINVANYVEFMIKHVGSLAEEVGYVKLPKEKYNEQLRMLTEIKR from the coding sequence GTGAAATGGATGAGCGCATCGATTAAAGTTTTGACATTATCGACATGTTTCCTTTGTTTTAATATGTCTACTGCATTCGCTACAAATGAAATGGGAGAAGTGAGAGTTGATGGATCCTCAACGGTTTTCCCCATTATAGAGGCAGTAGCAGAGGAATATACAAAGGCCCATCCAAACGTGAAAATTTCTATTAGTATTTCTGGGACAGGGGGAGGATTTAATCGTTTCAGTAAAGGAGAAGTAGATATAAACAATGCTTCGAGATTGATGAAACCGGTAGAAGAAAATGCAATGCAGAAAAAATTCATTCAATTTACACCATTTGAGGTTGCTTATGACGGTCTAACGATTGTTGTGAATCGTCAAAATACGTGGGTAAACAATATGACGATAGACGAGTTACGTCTATTATGGAGTGAAAATGGAAGATTGAAACGATGGTCACAAATTCATTCATCATGGCCTCGTGAACAAGTTAAATTTTATGCGCCAGGCGTAGACTCTGGTACTTATGATTATTTCCAAAATGTTGTCTTACAAAATAATCGCCTTGTAAAAACGGTTTCTTTGTCTGAAGACGATCAAGTTATTATGCAAGGGGTAATGAATGATAAAAATGCCATTGCTTTTGTAGGATATGCTTATTATATGGCCAATCGAGATAAGGTAAAAGCAATACAGGTGGATGGTGTATTTCCAACGAAAGAGACCATTCAGTCGGGTACGTATAAGCCATTATCTAGGCCGCTATTTACGTATGTGAATCATGCATCTATCAGAAATAAAATTAATGTAGCAAATTATGTTGAGTTTATGATTAAGCATGTTGGAAGCCTTGCTGAAGAGGTCGGATATGTAAAATTACCAAAAGAAAAATATAATGAACAGCTGCGAATGTTAACAGAAATAAAAAGGTAA
- a CDS encoding MFS transporter, giving the protein MKWKHVIGDVEVNRDLVLLLVIGGLYTLAISLSNTFVNIYLWKQTQNYVNLGLYNLASVVLQPLTFLVGGKLAKRIDRSILLRIGVGTLAVFFIVVLVAGKSASHYILLMGALLGVGYGFYWLAFNLLTFEITEPETRDFFNGFLGLLTSFSGMIGPIAAGYTISRMEKWSGYTVVFFLSLMLFAVAVVLSFFLSKRECEGRYEIVQVLKERQVDENWGRITRAHFYQGLREGTFIFVISVYVYLASGSELALGKYSLVNSAVSFVCYYLVARMLKKEWRKKAILLGGIILYAVVFLVIFNVTYTKLLIYAACIAVAYPILLVPYGSMTYDVIGRAKQAREWRVEYIVVRELWLNAGRICSILSFLCAVIFFPPEKSLPFLLCILGAGHFLIYFAVKNVKYDEGNVNKTSVVAQGSTQNQTEPEG; this is encoded by the coding sequence ATGAAGTGGAAACATGTAATCGGTGATGTTGAAGTGAATCGGGATTTAGTATTATTGCTCGTTATAGGAGGTTTATACACGCTCGCAATTTCTTTATCGAATACGTTTGTAAACATTTATTTATGGAAGCAAACACAAAATTATGTGAATCTGGGCTTGTATAATTTGGCCAGCGTTGTATTGCAGCCTCTAACATTTCTTGTGGGCGGGAAATTAGCGAAACGTATTGATCGCTCGATTTTATTGAGAATCGGTGTAGGCACGTTAGCTGTTTTTTTTATCGTCGTTTTAGTAGCGGGAAAAAGTGCATCTCACTATATTTTATTAATGGGAGCCCTTTTAGGAGTTGGTTATGGTTTTTATTGGCTCGCTTTTAACTTGTTAACATTTGAGATTACAGAACCAGAAACAAGAGATTTTTTTAACGGTTTTCTAGGACTTCTTACATCGTTCTCTGGAATGATTGGACCGATAGCAGCAGGATATACAATTTCACGTATGGAAAAATGGAGTGGTTATACTGTCGTTTTCTTCCTCTCGTTAATGCTATTTGCGGTTGCAGTCGTTCTAAGCTTTTTTTTATCGAAGAGGGAATGTGAAGGACGCTATGAAATTGTGCAAGTATTGAAAGAGCGGCAAGTTGATGAAAACTGGGGAAGAATTACGCGCGCTCATTTCTACCAAGGTTTGAGAGAGGGAACGTTTATTTTCGTTATTTCGGTATATGTCTATTTAGCATCTGGTAGCGAGTTAGCACTAGGGAAATATAGTTTAGTGAATTCTGCAGTATCATTTGTATGCTATTATTTAGTTGCTCGTATGTTAAAGAAAGAATGGCGAAAAAAAGCAATTTTACTTGGCGGTATTATTTTATACGCGGTTGTATTTTTAGTTATTTTTAATGTTACATATACGAAATTACTTATTTATGCAGCATGTATTGCGGTTGCATATCCTATTTTACTCGTTCCGTACGGCTCCATGACATACGATGTAATTGGTAGAGCAAAACAGGCGAGAGAATGGCGTGTAGAATATATAGTGGTCAGGGAATTATGGTTAAATGCTGGAAGAATTTGTTCCATTTTAAGTTTTTTATGTGCTGTCATATTTTTTCCGCCTGAAAAAAGTTTACCTTTCTTACTATGTATTTTAGGAGCTGGACATTTCCTTATTTATTTTGCAGTTAAAAATGTCAAATATGATGAGGGGAATGTGAACAAAACCAGTGTTGTAGCGCAAGGGAGCACACAGAATCAAACTGAACCAGAAGGTTAA